ggtattttttttttttttttttagccaattgataattttagggttgtttttttttaactaattaattttgCTGGTGTTCCTAAAAAGCCAATTTGTTTTAAGGGgactgatgtgtgtgtgtgtgtgtgtgtgtgtgtgtgtgtgagagagagagagagagagagagagagagagatattttcagaaattcGTAGGTTTTTCTGTTGTGTAATTTGGGATAATTTGGGGGGGGTAATTTTGGGGGGTTATGAAAGCCAATTGAGTTTGTACATTTTTAGAGGTGTTACTAGGATCTCCTCAGCCTGATGGAGAGGGCCAAGGAGagaagagcctgacatggggaggTTGGGgcatgggggctgggggtgggggagcccgcAGAGGGAACGCGACCTCGAGAGATGTTAGAGGCGGGACCCGATGGAATAGCCCCTGGTCAAGAGGAGGGCACGAGGTGGACGGTGCCGTCTTGCAGAATTACGCGACATTTTGGCTCACTTCTGATTGCCGGATGCCTCTGGAGAGGCGCCCCCGTGGGTGGCGGGGTCGTGGGTGGGCAGGGCGATCAGCGGACGGTGACGCTTGGCCTCTCTGAACGCCTCGAGCTCCTTGGCGAGCATGCGACCCCGCCGGGCGCGCAGGAGGGCAGGCAGACCTCTGCGCAGGCGTTGGGCGGACTGCTTCCAGGTGTCGTATTGGAAGAACTTGCCCACGGGGTATCTGGGGAAGTTGTCCTGAGGGGGAAGGGCCAgtcagggggtgcctggctcGTGGGGGGCCATCCGATGGGTGACCAGCCACGACCACAGCGTGGGGACCCCAGTCACACTGCAGGCCCTGGGCGCCGGCCACACCCTGGTCCCCCAGCTCAGAGGTGACACCTCCCACCCCGACACCAGGTCCCCTCTCACCGGAAGCACGGTCGGAGGGGTCGACACGTCCCTCTCGGACTTGGCGGGGGTGGCACAGTAGGTCTCCAGAAGGGCCAGGTCGCAGCTACGGAAACAGCACTCTTCCACGATGCCACGGCTGCTGCGGCGGGTCACGCGGCTCGCCGGCCTGCCTGGAAGTCCCACAGGGGGAAGAAGAGCCGCACTTGAGCACCGGCCCCCACGGTCCCCCCACAAGCGGGCTTTTGGCCGGTGGCCGCCCAAGGCAAgcggggggagggcaggacaggGGGATAGCCAGCCTCGTGGAGGAAGGGTGTAAGAGTGGGCAGGTGGGGTGCCCAGGAAGGAcaggaggggaagtgggggtgCATGTGCCAGGACCAGCCCCTGGCCTCCTGGTGCCTCCCTGCTCGCATGGAGAGTGgacacagcccccaccccagtcccGCTGCCCAGGGAAGTGGGGAAAATGTGCTGGCATGAGGCCGGCTCAGGAGGCCGCCCACCAGGGATCCAGCCCCCACAGTGCGGGGCACAGGGTCCCATCTTGAAGGCCAGGTTGGGACGCAAGTGCCGCCGTCCCTGAGCAGAGcaggagcccgggtggctcccaGCCCTCGAGACGCCACGCTGAGGCAGGcttgggagaggaagaggaagacggGAGGGGAGGAGTGAGGACCTGCATGAAACCACGTCCTCCTTTCCTCCCGTCCTCCCCGTCCCTCCGCTGCTCAGGCTCCAAGGTCAGCTGCGAGGAAAGGTCTCGGCCCTCACCTTggggggccaagggcaggcacccCTGGGGAGGATGTCCCACGGGGGCAGGGGGCTCAGCCGGGCCCTCCTGGCAAGGGACCCACTCCCTGGGCACCAGACCCTACCATGCCACTTCCTGCCCCCAAACGAGGCAGGTGCTCACGCGAGAGAGGGCACAGGTGAGACCAGGGTGGCCAGGGCTTCAGAagcaaggagaagcaggagcGCTTTTCAGAGAGAAGCTGTGAGATACTGAGGCTGGTGTTTGTGGGTAAGTAGAGGCTGCAGAGGGGCCTGCCACATGTGGAGTGCAAGGGCCAGGCCTGACCACGAGggcgtcccccacccccacccagctccgGCATCAGGGCTAAACCCAGGAGGCATACTTGCCCTCTCCACCTGCAAGGTCCACCTGGGCCTGCTCCTCTGCCCCATCCTTAGGTAAGGAAACGGAGGCCCAGCTTTCTGGGAGGTGAGGTCAAGGGCCCACACCCCCGAGGAAGGGATCACCTCCACCTGGGGGTTCCACATGGGGACGGGGCAAGGAGAAGCAGAGGTCTCAGGGATGGAAATAGAGAAGCATGAGGAGCAGCCAGAGAGCTCTTGAGCCAGCAGGTGGGCACCCCACATGGTGGCCCGCCCCCAGTGCTGTCCGATAGCAGGGATGCCTCTCACCCCCACTGTGCCCAGGTGGAGCTGCGACAGATGCTTTGGTTTTTACTGGTCTCTgacctattttatttaattttaattcaggtAATCCCACTGTCGAAAGGTCGGGCACGGTGCAAATGTGGGGGGAACTTCAGTGCTCACAGCTCTGTCTGCAAGCAGGTCCAGAAGAAGTAGTGAGGGAAAgcaaccccctccctccccctctcccagtccagcgcccccacccccacctgccaagGGCTGGCCTCCACTCAGATATCCCCCCTTCCTGGGAGGAGAGTGTTCTACTTCAAGTCGTATTGTGGACAAGTCAGGGAGTGTGAGCCCACCCAGGCACACTGCAGGCGCCCCCTAAACGTGGACTCAGTTGTGCTCACAAAGGCTCAGAGCAAGAGAGCCTGGGCGGTCACCTTGTAGGagtttccctctgcctggccccCCACACCAGGCATCCTAGAGGGCGTCCACAGGCATCTGGGTGATGGtttcggcgggggggggggtgccctccagcatttattgagtgcctgctgtgtgcgcCCTGCCCCTGGCCTCACCGCACGCTGAGCTACTCACTGAAGTAGAAGCCGCGGTCCCCACAGACAAACTGGAGGGTGTCCACCAGCTCCCCGCCGCACAGAGTCTCACTGGGGCGGTAAGCAGCAAAGCAGCACGAGGCCAAGGCCAAGAAGGTCAGCAGCACCAGCATCGACTTCCCCATCGGGACCCCCATCGGCATCTGCGGGGTAGAGGGAAGAGGCCATGAGCTCACCCGCCTGCCCCGCTGGGGCCTGGCCCCACCACCTACCCCCAACCCCAAACACCAGCCCAGCTGTCCCCTCGTTCCAAGTTCCATTACAGCTTGAGAGCGCGGCGTCCTCCTAAACACGAATCTTTTAATTGCAGAAATAACACGCACTTTCACTGCCCAGGCGGGGTGCCTGAAGCACATCTCTGATTGGCACCGGGTGCTGGTCAGCAGTCTCATGTGGGGATGATCATCCCCCATCATCACCCCAGCAGGAGCTCAGCCACCCCCAGCTGCCGGACACTGAACCTGGCCTCTGGCCTATGAAGTCATGGGGGCGGGGCCGCACGGGGCAGTGGCCACTCCTCGGACCTCCCAGCATCAGCCAAGATGGCAGacagccccaccccaccacagAGCATGTGCATCCCAGAGGACCAGCTACCCCCCCCCAGCAGCAGGGGGTCCTGCAGGGCCagtcccacccctccccctcccagtctgtggctgaGCAAAGCCCAGGTCAAGGATCCAGTGGCTAGTGCCAGTGCCAACCACACTCCCAGAGGACCTGCTCTCCTGAATCGCTCAGTCCCCCACTCCAGTCTGCCCTGGGCACCCTAAAACACAAAGGCCAAAAGCGTTCTTTGCAGGCCTGGCATCACACCACTCAGGGCTAGACACACTTCAAAAGTCCCTCTGGGATCACCAGATCTTCTCCCCACTGGGGTACCAAACCCCACAGGTCAGGCCACCTGGAGGCTGGACACCAGGTCCTCAGGGCCCAGTCTAGAAGGACACACCCCCTGCATAGGCTGTGTGGCTGCAGACCCCAGGCAAGGGTTAACCAGATCTCTTAAGGGTTGGGGGGGCTTGGGAGGGGCTGCTTGAGCAGGGgctgcccctgctccctccagAAAGTGGAagcccctccccacacttccAGGCAGGCAGCCCCAGTCTGCCCTCCGCAGGCCCAAGTACAAACCCTTTCAGGGGTGACAGTCACCGCCGAGTGCCTTGGAGCCCACTGGCACCCTGATGCTACCCACGCCAGGGGCTGGGCAGCCCGCCCAGAGGTGCCCCTcccaggctccacacccagtgggcatgtgggggggggggcaccaacCAGCAAGCCCCTTCCCAGCCTGGAGCCAGGCTGCAGCAGGCTAGGCCCAGGAAATTTCTGATGCCATAAATCCTGTAGGAGAGGAGGGGGAATAAGAAAGGAGCGCGATCTCCCTGAAACCCGCAAAAGAGCAGTGGGCAGCTCCACAGCAGGATCTAAGGTGCCACCCTGCTCACCTCCTCCTGCCCTAGGCCGCGCCCCAGCCAGGCTCCCAGGCTGCCCCCGCTGCTGCCCCCTTCCAAATTCTAAGAACAATTTGGCCAGCAAGCGACTGGGCGCCAGCCGAGCGGCAGCTGCGTCCTCCTGCAAGCCCGGCCACTCTAGTGCGGGGTCTGGTCCAGAGCACAAGCGGAGAGCAGAGGccggagaggcagggagaggtgtGGGCCAGGTGAGCAAGCCCGGGAGGAGGGAGGGTAggggtgaggagggcagaggcagagaggaggggccgaggggccgagGCCCCAGGCCATCAGCAGGAGGGCAGGCCGGAGCGAGAGGGCAGCGGGTCCTCGCTCAACAGCCCTGGTTACCTGCAGCTGGACAGGAGGCTCGCTGGGgttggtggaggaggaggaagaggaggaggaggaggaggagactggAAGGCTGCCTCACAGGAGAAGCTAATGTCCAGTTTGCAGGCTGGTCAGTGCTTCAGCTTTTATGTGTGAGCGGGCTCCTCCCAGTCCGGGCTccaccctaccccccacccctctcccgctgaccactccccccgccccctttgCTCCCGCCCCCTCGGTCCTCGCAGCCAGTCCCTTCTCTCCTGCACCCCCAACAGCTAGCCCTGGTCCATCCCTTAGCGCGGTaccacggggtgggggtggggggctcctgcTGCACCCCCAGCCCAAGCAGACACCGGGAGATGTGGGGGGAGGCGGTTAGGACGGGGGGCTGCTCTACACCTCCTTGTATGGAAGGTTCCATCTGCCCACTGGGCAGGGGCAGTTACCCTCTGTGGGCTGAACACCCCTGCCCCCGTGCGCCTCCCAGCAGCCCCTCTCCCCAGATTCCTGGGTGGAAATGttggggacagggaaggggggGGAAGCCGTGGGGGGGTCCTCTGCAAATGTGGCGCCTGGTCTGAGCCTCTTGCCAAATCGCCCCCTCTTCCAtcctggccccgcccaccccgtCTTCCTCCTTCAGTCTTGCTGGCACCGAGTCAACATACCAGGGTGGGTTTCTGAGCCTTGCGCCCCTCCTCGTTACCCCGCACCCCGGGGACCAACAGGGCCCTCCCACACGCGGCGCGGGTCGCGGACTCTCTGCAACAGCCCCCTGCACCCACCAACCGACCAGGAAGTCGGCTTTGCGGACAGCGCACACCTCCCCGGGCACGTCCCGGGGCCCCTGCCCAGCGCgcgcaccaccaccacccccccgccccgctccggcGGCGCAGGGGGAGACCGGCGCGCGGCCCCTCCGGgcaggcccccgcccccccgggcccgcaggccccctcccctccccgcacgCACGCCGCTTACCTGGAAGCCGGCGCAGCTGCCGCCCACCTCCCTGCTGCGTATCGCAAACCGAACAGCGGGCGTTGGCCCTCCTGCCGGACACTCCTCTGCCAGCGCCGCTCTGGCCGAGTCGCGGGGGCCGAATGTGCGACGGGGCAGAACGGGGGGAtggcttttttttgggggggggactcTTCTGATAGTTCAGGGAGGGCGGGCTGTctgcgggccggggcgggccagATGTTGTACTTTTAGGGGGGGAAAGGGTATCGGGAAATGAGGTCAGCTGTTGTATCAAGgacagaggggggcagagatagtgagagacccagagagaacgTGAGCGGGGGGGGCCAAAGAGAGggcgagagggagagaggacagcGAGAGGCGGGCAGGCTCGCAGCGGGGGAGAACAGCGCGGAGAGAAACAGAAAGCGTATAATTAATCCACTTCGGGACGGCGGGGCGAGAGGGCGGGCGTGGAGGGGGAGGGAGTCGGAGGCGAGGCgctggggggggcgggagggagcgCAGGGCAGGCTGCGGGCGAGCGGAGCGCGGGCGCCGGGGCCAGAGGCCAGAGAGGGGCCGGGGGCGCACAGAGAAGCAAGGGCAGGGCGCCACGTCGAGGGCCGGGGAAGGTGTGGAGGGGGGCGGAGCGGAGGGGCGCCCGAGCCGCGGACGCCCGGCTCGGAGCGGGCCGACGGAGCCCTCTGCCGTCGCGAGCCCGGGCCCGGGAAGGGGGTGGCGGTGGCGGAGGCGGCGCCGAGCCGCTCGGGACGCGGCGAGGAAGGGAGCGGCGGGCCGCGCgccggggagggctgggggcagcgCGGGGGATGACAACGCCGGCGGCCTGCGAGCCGGACTGCCTGCGGGGGGGACCGCCTCCTCGGGCGAAGCGGGGAGAGGGCGTTGAGGTagatggaggaggaggcggcgggggTCCGCAGGCCCGGCGGAGCGCGGCCCCGCCGACGGCGCCCGAGGCGGGAGTCAGCAGCGTGGCGGCGGGCGGCGAGGACGCGGGGCCGCCGGCCGGGTGGAGGCGCTGGCGGGCCGAGCGCGGGCGGGCGTGGGCCAGGAGGCGGGGGCGGCCGGaagggggggggccgggggccggccTGGCCTCACGCAGCTCCGCCGGAGAGCAGGCGATCTGCGGGCGCCAACGCCCGGCTCTTATAGCCGCGCCACCCCGCGGCCCGGCGCCCGCTCGGGCCCCGCTGGCCCCGCGCCCGCGCCAATGGGCGCCCTCCGGGCGCTGGCCCCGCCCTCGGACCGCCCCCGCGGCTCGAGCGAGGGGGGGCGAGGGCTGGGGGGCCCCGGGTCCGGGGGCGACGGTGGGGGGGGCCGTGGGGTGCTCGCGGCGCggtggggttgggggcggggagcggcAGAAGGCGACAGAAATCCCGAGTCCCCTTTCCAAAGTGTATAGGGGGAGCCCCCCCTTTCGGGTTCCGGGGAACCAGGGGTTCTCTAGGCTCGCGCACGCGGGGGGCGCGAAGCGGGAAAAGCAGGCGGCATTCCCCGCGCGAGCCGCAGCGCCCGACGGACAGCGAGGGTGCAGGTGGTCCGGTGCCGGGCCAGGGTCCCCGAGTCtcgcagggggcgggggggggggtgggctgcAGGGCAGGGCGCAATCCCCGGGCACGGGCGGGCGCGCAGCCGCCACCTGCCCGAGCAGCGCGGCGGCCGGAGCCTGAGCGCCCCCCGGTGCCGCGGGAGCTGGGGTGGAGCCGCGGCGGCCGCCAGGTGCGGTCCGCGGCAGAGGCCGGGCGGGGACCGGGCGGGACAGAGCAGCAGGGCGGGAACCCGCGCCCGGATCCTACCTGCAACACCGAGCTCACCGGCCTTCGTCTAATCAGCTCGCCTTGGGGGCCCACCCAAAATATCCGGATAATGACTCCCGCGTCCTCAGGGCGCTGGACTTGCGTAGAGTCGGGTTGAGCCCGGGGGGCCACCACGATAATTTGGGGGTCTGGGGAAACCATCTCCTGGAGAGTGTGGACGACGTCAGAAGTGGTGATTTTCACCAAGTCAAAACCACGCACGAGCCCGGGCGCCCCAGccgccccccggcgccccggccACCCGTGCCTCTCCGAGGGGAAGGGGCCACGGCGGAAGCCCGCGCCGGCTCGCCCCCTCGCTCCGCCATCAATCACCTCTCCCGCGCTGGGCGCGCGCCTCCCCGAGTCCCCTGTCCGGCGGACGGGAAGGCTCCGCCGCGCGCACTGGGTGCGCCTCTCGTCCGCGTCCCTGCGACCCGGCGCCCGGCCCTCCCGCCTGGGgccctccctcctggggctcTCCCGCCTCGGGGCCTCCGAGCTTCCCCACCGCTGCGGTCTCTGCAGACAGCAAACGGAAGCGGCACGGGTTTGGGGCGCGCGTCCCCAGGAGCGCGGCCGCCAAGCGCCAGCCGTCCGCAGGTCCCGCGCCCCGTTCCGGGGTCCCCCGCGCGACgacggcggcgggcgggcggggaagcgggcggcggcggcggcggggagctCACCGCGAGGCCggaggctgcaggctgcaggctggAGACGGCGTCCGCGGGCGCACGAGCAGCCGAGGCGGCGAGCGAGCGCTGTGCGGCGGCGGTGGACGCTGCTGGAGGTGAGCGAGACCCCAGGGGCCGTCCCCAGTGTCCGGGGGCAACGCCCAGTCCGTTGGAAGACCCGGGGACAATGCCCAAATTTGGGGGAAACTGGGGGCAATGCCCAGTCGTCCTCCTGGACGCGGGAGAAGCACTGCCCACGTCCTGGCGGACAGGCTGCTGGGCCAAGCGTGTCGGGGGAGCGCGGAGAGAAATGTCCCAAATCCTAGGAGCCCCGGGGCCTTCGCGGGAGACGAAGGGTGGCCGAAGAGCAGTGCCCGCCGCGCGCGGGGCAGGGAACAATGCGCACGGCCCGGGAACGCGAGGCAGAGCTCTGTGTGCTCTGCTCTGCGGATAAAGTACTAGTGCCCGACCTCGGAGACCCTGGGCAGGCCCCGTCCGTGTGGGGTCCTGTAATCAGTGACTCAATTTGAGACTGCAAATACAGGGTCCGAGTTTGGGGGATCAGTGGACCTTGCTCAGTgccacgggggcgggggcgggggggtggggggagagacgAGAGATCCTAGTCTAAAATATGGGGACACCCAATATGTTGGTCAGCAAGCTTAAGGGGGCCCCAGGCCGATTTGTGGGAGATAGGTTTTGGGGTGACTGGGGAAATTTTCAGAGTGAAACCTGGGGGGACCTCAGAGGCACATTATCTGAAATTGGGGAAAGTGAAACACTGAGCACACTTTGGGGATCCAGGAGAAATATCAGCGTGCTGGAGGGACTTAGATATTCACTTCCACAATTTAGAAATGGAACTTAGTGGCCTGGAAGCGGGTGCTGCCAAGGAAGTAACCTCCATAATTGTCCTGGCTCTGGAGACAATCTTCAATATCCTTTAGAGACTCAGGAAACACTATCTAAACCTGTGACTGTGATCCGTACATCGGGGAAATGCAGAAAATCCATGTCcgcttacattttaatttttaactggcttcaattagtttatttttggcgagcaggaaaaaaattatcctgTTTTCTTGGTCACTGTCTGCATTTGGGGAACCCAAGTAAAACATGTCCCAAGTTTTGGGGATCCATGGGGCTTCTCCAGTGGAGGCAGATATCTAAATGTCAGGGACCCTGGGTAGTAGCCAGGAAGCTTGTAGGACACAGGCCCAGAAGACCTGAGGTTTCTAGGGTATTTTTTGATCCCTGGACATTTTCATTTAGGAGTGGGGCATGCAAAGTTGCCTAAATTTAGGGGGACTTGGGGAGCAAGGGTCATTAAATCAGAAGACCCAAAATTCAATgtttaggggtggtggaaagctCAGTTGttttgtggaggaaaaaaaaaagtcccaatttAATTTGGAGGACTGGGAGACATGCCTCAATCTGAAGACCCCCAGGAAATCCATTTTTGAATCTAGGGATCCAGGGAAGTTGTTGAGAGTCCTCAGAAAAATATCTAAGTTTTAGGGTAAAAGTATTAAGAGTTCGTAGGTTGCGAGGCCCGGAAAATCAGTGTCCAAAACTGGTGATCTACAGAGAGCTTGCCATGTGCGAAAGACCCAGGAAAAGTTACTTACATTTTAGGTGACTTTGTGGGTGTGCAAGATGCTCTGGAGTCCAAGAAATCAGTGCCTTTCTGTGACCCGAGTGTAGTAATGACTGTTTTCGGGCCTGGAGGGCAATACGTGATATTTGAGAGAGCTCAGCGTGTTCAAATATAAGGGATCAAGGAAAGGGTACAGTGTCATCCTGGGGTTTGAGATCACTGTGTGCATTTCAGAAAATCCTGATCTTTGTCAATAAACCAGTGGGACACAGGGAGTGTTTTAACGCTCAAAGTGTTATTATGGTGGAGAGAAAATGTTCCGAATATTTGGTTACTGGGGACACTCAAcagagcccaggacagcaagACTTTTGGTTTGTGTAGGGGTTTGTTTCCTGTGTGCTGTGGCCCAGGGGAACCTGCATAACCCACGGTCACAATTAAAGCACATCTCGAGTCATTGCTCCGTGTGCTTTCTGGGGCCTGGGTGACAGTGTCTGATCTGTAAGGGACCTGATTAGTAACCAAGAAGCTTGGAGAACCCTGAAAACCAGTGCAGTGCGTCTGAATTTTCATGGcccacacatacaaaaatattgcTCAATGAGATCTGGGGATCAGAAATCATCCTCTCAACTTTGTGGAAGTCAGAAAACCAGAGTGCAGACTATTTATGATTCAGAAAAGGGCTCGGTAGGCTCTGGGTGCAATGCCTCAGTTTTCGTGAAGGAATTAGGGAGGCTCGTTCACACTTTGGAGGTTCTGGGCAAAGTGCTCAGTGTTTTGGGGGGACCTGGGAGTCTTCATGTAAGATTTAGGGAACCCAGGCTGGTGCCAATACATTTGTGGGATGCGGAGGACAGCGTCCTAAAGTGTGGTGAACCAGGAGAACAGGGCTTCAGTGTGGGGGAGCCCGGACAGACACAAGCAGGCTAGCTTCAGAGACCTTGCAGTTAGTGCCCCAAATTatggaggcacagggagaaagcTCCACTTGTTTTGGAGACGGTGCCTAAGTGCCAGCAACACCCTGTCCACCGTCTGGGGAGCCAGGCAAATTGGTCAGCAACATGACCCGGGGTTAACGCTGAGATTTTAGGGGAGATGGGATGGCGGTGCATCAACTGGAGCAGGGCATACACAACTGCTAACAGCCTGGGAGAAAATGTCCAATGCGTTGGGGGACCCAGGCCACTAGGTGACTGGGGAAGCCTGCGGGGGCTTGCGTGTCTCCAGGTGCCCGGACATGGACATGCGAGAAAAATCTCGTGGCCTAGGGAAATGCATGTAGAGGACCTGGGAGCAAGCCTTCAGTTTGGAGTGtcacatggggaaaaaaataataacgaTGCCCGCGCTTGGTAGGAGCAGGGAGGTCGCGCGGGGGGCTGCGACCCTGGAGGTGCAGCAGTGGGGCTCCCGGGGCCGGGCAggcgccgcgccgccgccgccgccgctcccccgCGTCTGGGGGCTCGCGCGCGGAGCAGGGGCGCCCTCCCGGGGGACG
The Canis lupus familiaris isolate Mischka breed German Shepherd chromosome 18, alternate assembly UU_Cfam_GSD_1.0, whole genome shotgun sequence genome window above contains:
- the IGF2 gene encoding insulin-like growth factor II isoform b precursor (isoform b precursor is encoded by transcript variant 2; The RefSeq protein has 1 substitution compared to this genomic sequence), coding for MPMGVPMGKSILVLLTFLALASCCFAAYRPSETLCGGELVDTLQFVCGDRGFYFSRPASRVTRRSSRGIVEECCFRSCDLALLETYCATPAKSERDVSTPPTVLPDNFPRYPVGKFFQYDTWKQSAQRLRRGLPALLRARRGRMLAKELEAFREAKRHRPLIALPTHDPATHGGASPEASGNQK
- the IGF2 gene encoding insulin-like growth factor II isoform a precursor (isoform a precursor is encoded by transcript variant 1; The RefSeq protein has 1 substitution compared to this genomic sequence); the protein is MPMGVPMGKSILVLLTFLALASCCFAAYRPSETLCGGELVDTLQFVCGDRGFYFRLPGRPASRVTRRSSRGIVEECCFRSCDLALLETYCATPAKSERDVSTPPTVLPDNFPRYPVGKFFQYDTWKQSAQRLRRGLPALLRARRGRMLAKELEAFREAKRHRPLIALPTHDPATHGGASPEASGNQK